The following is a genomic window from Nymphaea colorata isolate Beijing-Zhang1983 chromosome 3, ASM883128v2, whole genome shotgun sequence.
CCATCTCTCCGTGTTCTTTCTTTCCCCCTTTCGTCAGTAGGTCCAACTTGTTAGCTTTACAAATTTATTCtataaatatcaacaaaaaGGCATGTGAACGCTTTGACGCATTTACAAAAGCACGCTACGTTTTGagaaattatattttcaaatctAGTTAAGGAAGAACTCTTTTAGCGGGAGGTTATAATACCATCTAAATGAGAGCTCAagctctcctcctcctctccggCCAAATGAAATAAGCACGTCAATTAAgaattctttaaaaaattaaagcatgTTTTGGTAAAAATTTAAAGGTGAAGCGCGTTCTTGGTGCTGACTCTTTATCTTTTTCGACTTTGAGAAATTTTCCTGTATGTTTCCCCTAATTTTTAATGTGAGAATGACTTTCTTTTAAGGGTTACTGTATCTTTTTTACCGGGTTGGTAGTGCATGATTAATCGCACTACCGGCCTATAACGTCAAGTATGCACTTGTTTTTACCATGGAAGAACAGAaatgaatattaaaaagtttgtcaagtgaaaatgaatctgGGAATGTCCAATAAGGAGGAAATTATCATGGAATTAGCTGCCATATTAATTTACTCTTTTTGAGCATGGAAGATTTGGCCTAACTTTTGATCCTTTCCTTCCCCACTGTTGATTTTATCTTCAAATTGTCTCAAGAAGGGCAAGGCTCTACCAAGTTGATGAATACAACCAATGAGTCAATTGGGTGGCTAAATTTTGCCCGCCAAACCCACAAAACGCTCTGCTCTTTTTGGCGGTGGTGCTCTCATCGCTACAGCAGAAACCTTCCTTCTTGGGAGTCTGGTGCAGCCTGTTATTTTGACCCAACTGTCTAAAACTTTACCTCCGAATTCTGTGGAGTTGTTTCGTCTTCCCTTACAAGATGAAACTACCGGCCTTCAATGCGATAATTTGGCATCAATACGAGCAGAGATGATGCTGAAGCGGCATGGATTCCTATGGTACTGTCCGTCGccttgttaatttcttttttgttctgtttgatTCTTTTGTGATTACAAATCTTATATTTTGTTGGCCTTTTTGGTGGAAATGGTGACCACCCATTGCTTGAGTCTTTAATGGGAATCATTCTTATCAGTATAGTTAAGAGTTGAAATGGACACCAAGATTTCCTGCATGGCAATTCACAGATACCATATGCAGAAACGTTTCCGATGCCATTTCTGCTTCTGATGATTTACAGTCATCCGTCCGCTAGaatcttctctttttcctctgtatttctttgttcttattctgtttttctttcctctccacCTAGTTGGTATTCTGAATGATAGCCTGAAATGTTTACTTCTTCAtgatcctttttttgtttagcTCTTTAATAATGCAAACGAGTAAATCGACGTGCAGAAATGGGATTGTGAAGAAGTCTTTCAGATGGGTCTTCCTGGGCATGACATGGCTGTTGCTCTTGTGAATCAAGCACCTCTAGATCTTGGTTCTCAGCCATGTGCCCCTCTGGTTTCAGGCACAGATTCCTTCTTGTGTAAAAGGCATTGCGATATTCCCTCAAATTCTCCCATCGGTTCTGCTTGCATGAATTTACCTTCTCGAGGCCAGAGCAAGTCTATTCGGATTCATACGCTAAGCAATAGAAATACCAATACTTTCTTTGAATCTGACGGTGCTCTGAACTGCAAAGATTGGCCTGCTTTTAACAATTGGGTATGCTCGTCTCCGGGTTGCATCTCTCCTTCATTTCTGTTATTCGATGAATTGCGTGGTAGTGGCAGCAGCAGTAGGCTAAAAGAAAATGCTTGCTCAAGTTCTCCTACAACCAATACATTCTGTACGTCGAGTCTGTCAGTTCGAACTAATGGGTTGCGAACGTTGAGATGTCATGCTGCAGATATAGAAGCAAGGCATGAGGATGAACCATTCATTGGCTTCATTGAAGAGGCCTGGTCATCATCGTCTGGGTGCTTGTCCCCTTCCTTTATCTGTTTTGATGAGCTTCGCACCAGAGATGCTACCTTTGGTAAATCTCTTGGCATGTGGGAAGTGCAGGTTGATCATTTGTTCTCTCATATACTATCATCATATGAAGTTCTAGAGAATTCTTCTTTTTCCGTGTCAAAACCCTTAGATGAGGAGGCTCTCGTTCTTCTAAGAAAGTTAGCATCCCTTCATCTTGGAACAAGATCTGATGCATTCTCGGAGGTCAGGAAAGTCCAGAGAGTAAATTCCATTGATGGCAAGGAAGGTTGtgcttctcttccttcttcagAGCTCACTGGTTCAGGGAGTCCTTCTCTGTATGGCAGGACATCTTTCACTGATTCGCTTCCACAAAACCCATTACCAGCTATAGATGAGGTTCCCTTCCCCACAGGTTTGGACAAACTTGAAGGCCTTGAAGATGACGGACCTCTCTTCTGGCCTTTCGATCAAAACTGCTTCAGATATCATGAGCTAAACTGGGACTTGTCTATCTCACCATCTCGTAAGAACAGAGTTGATGCTTGCGTGACTCCAACATTCAGACATGGGAAGAATACCAACTTTCAACTTCGTAGAAGTGCCATTCAGAATAGCAGGAGAAAAAACCAAGCTTGTAGACCTCATGATCACTCTGTTTTCGACTATGATTCGACGAAGGAGGGCAGACCCACTTCAAGTCCAAATGTGCTTGCAAAAATACGGACCAGAGCTAGTATCTGCACTGAGGGAGATAAAATGGCTGCTGATAAACAAACATGTTCTGGTAATTCTCTCCTTAAGATGAAAAATGGAGTGAAATCTCGTCTTGGAGTTCAGATGCCATGACCAAAATAGCTTTTGTAATGTTTCAACTGATGGACGCTGCATGGACAAACCAGGAGAACATTTCAGTGGTGATTTGAGACGTGCGGGTCAGCATGTAGGTCAATTACTTGAACTTGCAGTTAAAGACAGTCAAGTGCTCGTAGAGATTATCTTTTGGCCTATCGTGGAGTCCATGTCTGTTGAGGCATTGGTGGGCATGGAAGAATTTGATGGGCATGAAGGCATCGATAATGAACTAATAGGGAATCAATTTTCTCCAGAAGATTCCACCAGAGAACCTGTGAGTTCAGTATTATAAAGCTGCAGTTTCGATGAGTGAATCTAAAGGTTATAGTAAGAGCTGACCAAAGATTTCTCATCTTTGGTCTAGCATCTTTTCTACTTCTGGGGATGCTGGTACAATGTTCAGGAAATTCGTGCAATGTGGGAGCCTCTAATGAGTGTTTGTTTTCTCGTCGAAATATGTATTTGAAAAGACTTACTCCGAGATATTTGTAGTTATTTAGATGTTCTCACATGGTTTTTCGTTTGAGCAGATTTGAAAACTTCCTCCTAATATTGGTACtgaaatgtttcttttattcctCCTAATATTAGTTCTTCCTTGTAAATGCATCTCCTGCGCTACTTAAAAGAGACCTATcggtttctttcattttatctgtCCTATGTTCCTATATAAGTTCCAATACTTTCTAGCATGTCAGGTATCTTTAAAAACCAATTCTATGTCAAAAAACGAAGGTTAAAACCATCATCACGTGATCCCTGCTGAGAAGTACCAAGAAGTCGGTTAACGATAAGGAAGGAACTACGCCCAGCAAGTTAGAAATAGACCAAATGTATCAAATGCAAAGGCAAGAGCAATATAAAGGGCATGAGCCATAGGTTGATTCCAACAGCTCCCATATTTTCATTTGTAACAAATAGTTTAAGCCCTCAGCTAATGTCATAGCGACAGTGAGCAGGATCTATCGATTCTAGACCTGTGAACAATTGAATTGTAGAGGAAGAAAGAAGTAACCGAGAGAGGAACCTAACCAGTGAGACAGACCAAGTAAGCAAAAACGATGTAGAAAGCTAATAACAAATGctgaaaaaaagaatgaacaagTACCCAACTTCTCCATGCAAATGAATGTCTCATTTATTAATATATGTGCCACcttaataagaagaaaagaaaaaataaataaacataatTACCTGAAATAATTATCCATGTAAGCACTAAGTACTTATGCAGCAGCTTGATAAACATATAATACTCCAAATGAGACAACAACAAAGGATAGGAATGTTTGCTTTGCTTCATTATCCATCAACTTTTACTATATTCAAAGAAAAGCTCAGAAAAAAAACGCTTGAATCCAAGAGGATCCGATGAGTATTAACTTTGCGTCATTGTCCTTGAGTTGGAGAAAACTCACCCTGGCCCTTTGGGGTGTTGATCTGGTGCTCCAATGAGAGTCTATCGTCAGTTCTATTCTTGTAGGTGATCTTCTGATCTTCATCTGCACCATAAACAGTGACAAGTGTCACTGTAATTGATGGGTGCACCAAAGTAGTCCTGAACTGCTAGGGTAGGGTTTTGTCCTTTCTTCTGGCAGCTTCCACTCACCTGGAGAAAACTCGTCGTATTGCTCTCGCTTACATCTTGTTTTAATTTGCAACACAATTCCTGGATCAACATAATTAATATCTTCAATGTGAAATGGGCCAAACGGCTCAAATATGAACATGGCTAAAGGTCGattagaaaaaattgaagaatgtTAACCAAAATAAATAGATCAAATCTGTCTTGGCGTATGAAGCCGAACAAGTGTTGGAGCCTATTTAATAAAACTAATGTTGGCTCACCAATAGACATCAAATCCATATGTTTGGTGTTTTCAATATGCATGGATAGGTAATTTGATTGATTTGCATGTGAATCTAGTGGAACTTGAGTAAAATGCGATAAACACATAGTTTGGTTTTGGGCGACAGAAAAAAACTGAACCGGGACGTTGCAGTTCACGATACGGTTTTGGTATGTGAATCAAAGAGGTGGAAAGAGTGAGCCGAGCTGGTCTTGCTGAGTTACACTCCATGAATACAAGAAAGTAAATATGTATACACGCAAATATATGAGCGCAGACGCTCCACAATGGTCCCTCATCCTCCAACATTAACATCCTTTTAAACGGACAAtcctgaagcacttgaaaatgGCGGTTCAGTTGGACAGGAAGCCGCCCACTCTGCATAGTGTGGACGATCTCATACAGCGTGGCTAGGGATGCACCACGTAAAAATGTCAATAACTACCCAACTATCCGCCA
Proteins encoded in this region:
- the LOC116251222 gene encoding uncharacterized protein LOC116251222 isoform X1; translation: MKWDCEEVFQMGLPGHDMAVALVNQAPLDLGSQPCAPLVSGTDSFLCKRHCDIPSNSPIGSACMNLPSRGQSKSIRIHTLSNRNTNTFFESDGALNCKDWPAFNNWVCSSPGCISPSFLLFDELRGSGSSSRLKENACSSSPTTNTFCTSSLSVRTNGLRTLRCHAADIEARHEDEPFIGFIEEAWSSSSGCLSPSFICFDELRTRDATFGKSLGMWEVQVDHLFSHILSSYEVLENSSFSVSKPLDEEALVLLRKLASLHLGTRSDAFSEVRKVQRVNSIDGKEGCASLPSSELTGSGSPSLYGRTSFTDSLPQNPLPAIDEVPFPTGLDKLEGLEDDGPLFWPFDQNCFRYHELNWDLSISPSRKNRVDACVTPTFRHGKNTNFQLRRSAIQNSRRKNQACRPHDHSVFDYDSTKEGRPTSSPNVLAKIRTRASICTEGDKMAADKQTCSGNSLLKMKNGVKSRLGVQMP
- the LOC116251222 gene encoding uncharacterized protein LOC116251222 isoform X2, encoding MGLPGHDMAVALVNQAPLDLGSQPCAPLVSGTDSFLCKRHCDIPSNSPIGSACMNLPSRGQSKSIRIHTLSNRNTNTFFESDGALNCKDWPAFNNWVCSSPGCISPSFLLFDELRGSGSSSRLKENACSSSPTTNTFCTSSLSVRTNGLRTLRCHAADIEARHEDEPFIGFIEEAWSSSSGCLSPSFICFDELRTRDATFGKSLGMWEVQVDHLFSHILSSYEVLENSSFSVSKPLDEEALVLLRKLASLHLGTRSDAFSEVRKVQRVNSIDGKEGCASLPSSELTGSGSPSLYGRTSFTDSLPQNPLPAIDEVPFPTGLDKLEGLEDDGPLFWPFDQNCFRYHELNWDLSISPSRKNRVDACVTPTFRHGKNTNFQLRRSAIQNSRRKNQACRPHDHSVFDYDSTKEGRPTSSPNVLAKIRTRASICTEGDKMAADKQTCSGNSLLKMKNGVKSRLGVQMP